In one Nicotiana tomentosiformis chromosome 6, ASM39032v3, whole genome shotgun sequence genomic region, the following are encoded:
- the LOC104117570 gene encoding uncharacterized protein gives MKIESSAPQLVAKKLWKVVRIVFYMLRKGLSKSKLILDIQNSLQDMLKRGKIAGKAISNLMLHHQYLSSFTCKSNDVAMSTFVTRREYEFSCSNSPNFPLYFANKRRGNHRYKPEEIAVVQKVFEMLNTTTTNYDTVASPLALPGFGKTPMVRQLRITDSPFPLKDSEENTNSQVDKDAEEFIQNFYKDLKNQKRVAAFESPSPYHICARN, from the coding sequence ATGAAAATCGAGTCAAGTGCACCTCAATTAGTAGCAAAAAAATTATGGAAAGTAGTGAGAATTGTTTTCTACATGTTGAGGAAAGGCTTATCAAAGAGCAAACTCATTCTTGACATACAAAATTCTCTTCAAGATATGTtaaaaagaggaaaaattgctGGTAAGGCAATTAGCAATCTAATGTTACACCATCAATATTTATCTTCTTTCACTTGTAAATCCAATGATGTGGCCATGTCAACCTTTGTTACACGCCGCGAATACGAATTTAGTTGCAGTAATAGCCCTAATTTCCCCCTCTATTTTGCCAACAAACGTAGGGGAAATCATCGGTATAAGCCAGAAGAAATAGCTGTGGTTCAGAAAGTATTTGAGATGTTGAATACCACAACTACAAATTATGATACTGTTGCTTCACCTTTGGCATTACCAGGATTTGGAAAAACTCCAATGGTTAGACAGTTAAGAATAACTGATTCACCATTTCCTTTAAAAGATTCAGAGGAGAATACTAATTCTCAAGTTGATAAAGATGCTGAAGAGTTTATTCAGAATTTTTACAAGGATTTGAAGAACCAGAAAAGGGTAGCAGCTTTTGAATCTCCATCTCCTTATCATATTTGTGCAAGAAATTAG